The region ATGATGACACCGGATGAGTGGACCGATTCCGATGAGGGAGGTGGGATGGGATGGTAAAATGTATTCCAATATTACTCTCCAGGGGGAGAAACATGCGCAGAAAATACTACGGCAATTTGCACAAGAAATTCCGCCTAGCCAAAATCTTCCGTCGGCAAATGACTCTCTCCGAGAACCTCATCTGGTTTCGGATTCGTGGAAATAAATTATTAGGGCTTCATTTTCGACGACAACATGTCCTGAGGGGGTATATTGTTGATTTTTTCTGTCATGAAGCCAAGTTAATCATCGAAATCGATGGACAAATTCATCATGGAAGAGGAGAGAACGATCGGGCTCGCGATACGGTATTAGCTTCGGATGGCTTTTCCATTTTGCTGTTATCCGCCGAGGCGGTCGAACGGGATCCTGATCTAGCGGTACGGATCATCGAAAAAGAATGCCGTAAAGTGATCGGGTAGAGTAAAGCCATCCCGCCTCCCCCTGCCCCCCCTCCTCCCTTCGTGAGCCGAGTCCCCTGTCGAGGTTGCGGCTGATCGAAACCATCCCATCCCGCCTCCCCCTGCCCCCTCCTCCCTTCCCGTCATACGGGAAGGGAGGAGGGGTATGATGACACCGGATGAGTGGACCGATTCCGATGAGGGAGGTGGGAGGGGATGGAAGAACGCGACCCTTTCCAATCCGACCGTCGGATTCCACACACAGCGTGAGGGGGAACATCCGCTGCGTCAAACGGTCCGAGAGCTCCGCGGATATAATCGTTGCAGGGGATTTCCCCTATCCGC is a window of Anaerolineales bacterium DNA encoding:
- a CDS encoding DUF559 domain-containing protein; protein product: MRRKYYGNLHKKFRLAKIFRRQMTLSENLIWFRIRGNKLLGLHFRRQHVLRGYIVDFFCHEAKLIIEIDGQIHHGRGENDRARDTVLASDGFSILLLSAEAVERDPDLAVRIIEKECRKVIG